The Longimicrobium sp. DNA segment TCCGGACACTCTGCTCCTAAGTTGCGCCACGAGGCCAGGTAAGGCGTAAACATCCCGCGCTTCGCGCCGGGCGGGCTACGGAAACGTATCGCGCGGCGCGGAAACAACTTGGGACGCCCGGGGGTGGGCGCGCGGCACTGCCGCGTGATCCCGTTTCGCGTTTTCTGGCTTGAAGTGTGACAGGCGGATTCATGAAGAGTCCGGACCATTGGAGGGAAGTACCCACCCACGTTTCATCCCGCGGAGGCGGCCATGCCTGAAGCGCTGACCAAGATCGAGCGCCGGATCCTGAACTACCTTGTGGACTACCTCAAGGAGAACACGTATCAGCCGAGCATCCGCGAAATCGGCAAGCGTTTCGGGATCAAGAGCACCAAGACGGTCTCGGAGCACCTCCAGTCGCTGGCCGACAAGAACTTCATCGAGCGCGACGCCTCCCGTTCGCGCGGCGTGAAGATCCTGGGGATGAACCTGTCGCCGGGGGTGGCGAGCGTGCCGCTGTACGGGCAGATCGCCGCAGGTGTCCCCACGCTCCTTCGCGAGGACGTGGTGGAGGAGTTCGAGCTGGACCGCAAGCTGGCCGGCAGCGCCGACGC contains these protein-coding regions:
- the lexA gene encoding transcriptional repressor LexA; the protein is MPEALTKIERRILNYLVDYLKENTYQPSIREIGKRFGIKSTKTVSEHLQSLADKNFIERDASRSRGVKILGMNLSPGVASVPLYGQIAAGVPTLLREDVVEEFELDRKLAGSADAFLLAVTGDSMTGMGIVEGDMVLVEPADEADIQNGEIIAARVDGKATVKRYFANKGQVVLEAANTSYAPILVHEHNDFTILGRVTGLYRRFTRAHTEAIVTGAP